The following coding sequences lie in one Alloacidobacterium dinghuense genomic window:
- a CDS encoding response regulator, producing MTDIGRILLVEDDPKDVELTMTALEEYNLSNEVVVANDGEEALDYLYYRGKFQRRSGDNPAVLLLDLKLPKVDGLEVLEKIKSDEKLRMIPVVVLTSSREERDMVASYKLGVNAYVVKPVDFHEFVNAIKELGVFWAVINEPPPGSVRKK from the coding sequence ATGACTGACATAGGCCGTATTTTGCTGGTGGAGGACGATCCGAAAGACGTGGAACTCACCATGACTGCGCTGGAGGAATATAACCTCAGCAATGAAGTAGTGGTTGCAAACGACGGCGAGGAAGCTTTGGATTACCTCTACTACCGGGGAAAATTCCAACGGCGTAGCGGTGACAATCCCGCGGTTCTGCTACTCGATTTGAAATTGCCAAAGGTTGATGGCCTGGAAGTGCTCGAGAAGATCAAATCGGATGAGAAGTTAAGAATGATTCCTGTAGTTGTGCTTACTTCTTCGCGGGAGGAACGCGATATGGTGGCCAGCTACAAACTCGGCGTGAACGCTTATGTTGTAAAGCCGGTAGATTTCCATGAGTTTGTGAATGCCATCAAGGAACTTGGCGTGTTTTGGGCGGTCATCAACGAGCCACCGCCCGGAAGCGTTAGAAAGAAATAA
- a CDS encoding sigma 54-interacting transcriptional regulator, protein MRILYLEDEPKDAELVQASMEVEDIVCDLTLVDTEADFLRSLKQGGGFDLILADYTLPSFDGISALKIAQDICPDVPFIFVSGTLVEEVGIEALKQGATDYVSKTRLSRIAPSVRRALREADERSQRKVAEEALQRSEAYLAEAQRLSHTGSFSWKVLSGEIYWSEETFRIFGFEQDVRPSLERILQQTHPADREHHRLVLESAAKEKKDFDFEHRLLMADASVKHIHVVGHRSKQTVSGELEFVGAVTDITERKRTEAELRNALDEIGKLQERLYKENIALREEIDKTFMFEEIVGESPALRTALAQVSKVAPTDATVLITGETGTGKELFARAIHKRSKRSSRAFVNVNCAAIPTSLIASELFGHEKGAFTGALQRRLGRFELAEGGTIFLDEVGELPLETQITLLRVLQEREFERVGGTQTVRADVRVIAATNRNLQSAIASGAFRSDLFYRLNVFPLQIPPLREREEDIPLLVEYFIDRYARKANKKIRTIEKRTLDLLQSYSWPGNIRELQNVIERSIVLCETDTFSMEQGWLCPTSSSQLDRDLPNYSLTRHSAEEERKIIEAALAQTRGRISGPDGAAAQLGMPASTLESKIRALKINKHQFKTA, encoded by the coding sequence TTGCGAATTCTCTATCTTGAAGACGAACCGAAGGACGCTGAGCTTGTTCAGGCAAGCATGGAAGTCGAAGATATTGTCTGCGACTTGACGCTGGTAGACACTGAAGCCGATTTCTTGCGATCTCTTAAACAGGGGGGTGGATTTGATCTTATTCTGGCGGACTACACACTCCCATCGTTCGATGGCATTTCTGCTCTAAAAATTGCGCAGGATATTTGTCCGGACGTTCCATTCATCTTTGTCTCTGGGACCCTGGTCGAAGAAGTTGGAATCGAGGCCCTTAAGCAGGGTGCAACAGATTATGTTTCTAAGACACGCCTGTCGAGGATTGCGCCCTCGGTGCGTCGGGCACTGCGTGAAGCAGATGAGCGATCCCAGCGCAAGGTGGCTGAGGAAGCGCTACAACGAAGCGAGGCCTATTTAGCGGAAGCCCAGAGACTCAGTCATACAGGTAGCTTTAGCTGGAAGGTGTTGAGCGGCGAGATTTATTGGTCCGAGGAGACATTTCGGATCTTCGGATTTGAGCAAGATGTTCGACCTTCGCTTGAACGAATACTGCAGCAAACTCATCCTGCAGACAGGGAACACCACCGCCTGGTTCTTGAATCTGCGGCCAAGGAAAAGAAGGATTTCGATTTTGAACATCGCCTGCTGATGGCTGATGCTTCTGTGAAGCACATCCACGTGGTAGGGCATAGGTCCAAGCAAACCGTATCGGGTGAGCTGGAATTCGTCGGGGCGGTGACGGACATTACAGAGCGCAAACGAACGGAGGCAGAGCTTCGGAATGCTCTTGATGAAATTGGGAAATTGCAGGAGCGGCTCTACAAAGAAAACATCGCGCTGCGAGAAGAAATCGATAAGACTTTCATGTTTGAGGAGATCGTGGGTGAGTCGCCAGCGTTGCGCACTGCCCTTGCCCAGGTCTCCAAAGTTGCCCCCACGGATGCCACCGTCCTGATCACTGGTGAAACCGGCACAGGGAAGGAGCTTTTCGCTCGTGCTATCCACAAACGATCCAAGCGCTCCTCGAGAGCTTTTGTGAATGTGAACTGTGCGGCGATCCCTACATCTTTGATTGCTTCTGAGTTGTTCGGCCACGAGAAGGGGGCGTTTACCGGGGCTCTGCAACGACGTCTCGGACGGTTTGAACTCGCTGAAGGTGGCACAATCTTTCTCGATGAAGTTGGCGAACTCCCACTGGAAACCCAGATTACTCTCCTTCGGGTTTTGCAAGAGCGGGAGTTTGAGCGAGTCGGAGGGACGCAGACAGTTCGTGCAGACGTGCGGGTGATCGCGGCAACCAATCGCAATTTACAGTCGGCTATCGCTTCCGGCGCTTTCAGGAGTGACCTGTTCTATCGCCTAAACGTATTTCCTTTGCAGATTCCTCCGCTTCGTGAAAGGGAAGAGGATATCCCTTTACTAGTTGAATATTTCATCGATCGATATGCGAGAAAGGCAAATAAGAAGATACGGACGATCGAGAAAAGGACGCTGGACCTTCTGCAATCCTATTCCTGGCCGGGTAATATCCGTGAACTGCAGAACGTTATCGAGCGGTCGATTGTCCTCTGCGAGACTGATACCTTTTCCATGGAGCAAGGCTGGCTTTGCCCGACATCATCATCCCAACTGGATCGGGACCTGCCGAACTACTCCCTTACGAGACATTCAGCGGAGGAGGAGCGGAAAATAATCGAAGCGGCCTTAGCCCAGACCCGAGGCCGAATCTCCGGTCCTGATGGGGCTGCGGCTCAGCTTGGAATGCCTGCTTCCACCCTGGAATCGAAAATCCGAGCTCTGAAAATCAACAAACATCAGTTCAAAACTGCCTGA
- a CDS encoding sensor histidine kinase, whose translation MHFEDACQVDTESASGFQEDFSQAKGTSNQIRTTDDLGTAFSRIGQEIQVGSQVRFRIVLEGRTRPLHPVVYDHAYTIGREALLNAFRHSEATRVDLHLEHTPARLCMTIRDNGRGISGDQLCTGCNGLSWIKNLAERMGGRLKLLSRAKAGTEVLLSIPGHLAFAAEITVRRKLAAA comes from the coding sequence ATGCATTTCGAAGACGCATGCCAAGTTGATACAGAGTCGGCTTCTGGTTTTCAGGAAGATTTCAGTCAGGCCAAGGGAACCTCGAACCAGATTCGCACTACCGACGATTTGGGAACAGCATTCTCACGCATCGGGCAAGAGATACAAGTGGGATCTCAGGTTCGGTTTCGGATCGTATTGGAAGGGCGGACACGCCCCCTGCATCCAGTGGTCTATGATCACGCCTACACGATCGGACGCGAGGCTCTGCTCAATGCATTCCGTCACTCTGAGGCGACACGTGTTGACCTTCACCTTGAGCACACGCCGGCCAGGCTATGCATGACCATTCGGGACAATGGGAGGGGCATATCGGGTGACCAGCTGTGCACGGGTTGCAATGGTCTTTCCTGGATAAAAAATCTCGCGGAACGAATGGGTGGAAGACTCAAGTTGCTCAGCCGCGCTAAGGCTGGAACTGAAGTCCTATTATCAATACCCGGTCACTTAGCCTTTGCCGCAGAGATAACGGTTCGTCGGAAATTGGCGGCTGCCTGA
- a CDS encoding sensor histidine kinase: MKSSSTYRDVRLGKHRLFGWAIATLLVLCAGTPAHALDPHRTISQYSHDEWGEKRDFPGGKISAIAQTRDGYLWIGTDKGLIRFDGLNFRVFQQATPESFPIGSVQGLVTDAAGDLWVLLQSTRVLRLHDGKFELGRDQAEYGITAIGKKQNGSVLLSSLTYGPLSYDGRFEIVRSPTPKQAPLATNTIPPGDELSSRFSWATSLATHHVTQPNSAVISIAENADGQIWLGTQDKGLFTMRGGQVSAVGSERLSPKITCLLPLENGELWIGTEKGVFQSNGANLTQTGVPSSIRHSTVFAMIRDRDANIWLGTSEGLFRVNGDEVSRYKDGRGIDAPVTALFEDREGNLWVGRSGDIERLRDSAFVSYSVGEKQSAGAGPIYVDQEGRTWFAPFEGGLHWLKDGKTESVSNEGLSKDVVYSLAGRKGDLWIGRQRGGLTHLLYNHGSLSTKTYTKADGLAQDSVYAVHENQDGTIWSGTLSGGVSELRDGHFTTYTVANGLASDTVSSIEEGGEGTMWFGTPKGLSAKTAAGWKTYTDHDGLPSSDVNCLLRDSNDVLWIGTAAGLAFLAGDQIKVPRGVPESLQEPVFGMAEDRNGWLWITTASHVLRVKRSSLIQATLNKTDVRGYGLEDGLLGTEGVKRSRSIATDPQGNIWLSTNRGISVANPARASVDSAPALVHIEAIFADGNPIDTGGNIRFPPNTQRATFRYVGLSLANSERVRYRYWLEGFDHGWSEPTTNREATYGNLGAHPYRFHVMASNSDGLWNGSDMTVGFEIEPTIWERWWFRLSCVLCSGLAALLVYSLRMRQLARLFNVRYEERLAERTRIAQDLHDTLLQGLLSVSMQLHVAMDQLPQESPARTTMSRIMQLMGPLIEEGRGAVRGLRSSIDNPRDLSTSLSLIPQQLGIQDGVDFHVAVDGRSIPLRSVIRDDVYSIGREALVNAFRHAQARKIEVLLDYSADHLRMVIRDDGRGIDPKVVGAGRDGHWGLVGMRERAGRIGAKFKVMSRHDAGTEVELNIPGNIAFEENPRAPRKWLNGVSRFLRNRES; the protein is encoded by the coding sequence TTGAAAAGTTCGAGTACCTACCGTGATGTTCGCCTTGGCAAGCATAGGCTCTTTGGGTGGGCCATCGCCACACTCCTCGTGTTGTGTGCTGGTACGCCGGCACACGCACTGGATCCGCACCGGACGATCTCGCAGTACTCTCACGACGAGTGGGGGGAAAAGAGAGACTTCCCCGGCGGGAAGATATCTGCGATTGCGCAAACTCGTGATGGTTATCTTTGGATCGGCACAGATAAGGGCCTGATTCGCTTCGATGGCCTTAACTTTCGCGTATTCCAGCAAGCGACACCAGAGTCGTTTCCTATTGGCTCGGTTCAGGGACTCGTAACGGACGCTGCGGGAGATCTGTGGGTCTTGCTGCAAAGCACCAGAGTGTTGCGGCTCCATGACGGAAAGTTTGAGTTGGGCCGGGACCAGGCCGAATATGGAATCACCGCTATCGGCAAGAAGCAGAATGGCTCAGTTTTACTCTCGTCGCTAACCTACGGCCCGCTCTCATACGACGGAAGATTCGAGATCGTTCGGTCACCAACCCCAAAGCAGGCGCCTTTAGCGACCAACACTATCCCTCCGGGGGACGAACTTTCCAGCCGTTTCAGTTGGGCTACCAGTCTCGCTACTCATCATGTGACACAACCTAACTCCGCGGTCATATCTATCGCTGAAAATGCAGATGGGCAGATCTGGCTGGGGACGCAGGATAAGGGACTGTTCACTATGCGCGGCGGCCAGGTTTCGGCCGTAGGGAGTGAACGGCTCAGCCCCAAGATTACCTGCTTGTTGCCTTTGGAGAATGGGGAGTTGTGGATCGGAACCGAGAAAGGTGTTTTCCAGTCGAATGGGGCGAACCTCACGCAGACCGGAGTTCCCTCCTCAATCCGTCACTCCACGGTATTCGCCATGATCCGCGATCGTGACGCAAACATCTGGCTGGGGACCTCGGAAGGACTATTCCGAGTCAACGGAGATGAAGTTTCGCGGTACAAAGATGGCCGCGGGATCGACGCGCCAGTTACCGCCTTGTTTGAAGATAGAGAGGGGAACCTCTGGGTAGGAAGATCAGGCGACATTGAGCGTCTGCGCGACAGCGCATTCGTTAGTTATTCGGTAGGGGAAAAACAGTCAGCGGGTGCTGGCCCCATCTACGTCGACCAAGAAGGACGGACATGGTTTGCCCCCTTCGAAGGCGGACTGCACTGGCTGAAGGATGGAAAGACCGAAAGTGTGTCCAACGAGGGCTTGAGTAAGGATGTAGTCTATTCCCTCGCAGGCCGGAAGGGCGACTTGTGGATTGGTCGACAGCGAGGCGGACTAACGCATCTTCTCTATAACCATGGTTCGTTATCTACGAAAACCTATACGAAGGCGGATGGCCTTGCTCAAGACAGCGTCTATGCCGTGCATGAGAATCAGGACGGCACAATATGGTCAGGAACGCTAAGTGGCGGCGTTAGCGAATTACGGGACGGACATTTCACGACCTATACAGTTGCGAACGGTTTGGCATCCGACACGGTGTCCTCGATTGAAGAGGGCGGCGAAGGAACAATGTGGTTTGGCACGCCGAAGGGACTCAGTGCTAAGACAGCCGCAGGCTGGAAGACCTACACGGATCACGACGGTTTGCCTTCTTCAGATGTGAACTGTCTCCTACGTGATTCGAATGACGTCTTGTGGATCGGAACCGCCGCCGGCCTCGCCTTCCTTGCTGGCGATCAAATCAAGGTGCCTCGAGGCGTTCCAGAATCTCTGCAAGAGCCCGTATTCGGAATGGCAGAAGATAGAAACGGATGGCTTTGGATAACAACTGCCAGTCACGTGTTGCGAGTCAAACGCAGCAGTCTGATACAAGCTACTCTGAACAAAACAGACGTCCGGGGATATGGACTAGAAGATGGATTGTTGGGCACGGAAGGCGTAAAGCGAAGCAGGTCGATTGCCACAGATCCGCAAGGAAATATTTGGCTGTCTACAAACCGCGGTATTTCTGTGGCGAACCCTGCACGCGCGAGTGTCGATTCCGCTCCGGCTCTCGTCCATATCGAGGCAATTTTTGCGGATGGCAATCCGATCGACACCGGAGGAAACATACGCTTTCCGCCTAACACGCAGAGAGCGACATTTCGATATGTAGGACTGAGTTTGGCCAATTCTGAACGAGTCCGGTATCGCTACTGGCTCGAAGGTTTCGATCACGGATGGAGTGAACCAACCACGAATCGGGAAGCAACGTACGGCAATCTCGGCGCACATCCATACCGATTTCACGTGATGGCTTCCAACAGCGACGGCCTCTGGAATGGCTCGGATATGACGGTCGGTTTCGAAATTGAGCCGACCATTTGGGAAAGATGGTGGTTTCGATTGTCCTGTGTACTCTGCTCAGGGCTGGCAGCGTTACTGGTGTACTCGCTGCGGATGCGCCAGTTAGCGCGGCTGTTCAATGTGCGCTATGAAGAGCGACTAGCTGAACGAACACGCATCGCTCAGGATTTACATGACACCCTTCTGCAAGGCCTGCTCAGTGTCTCGATGCAACTTCATGTGGCAATGGATCAATTGCCGCAGGAGTCACCTGCACGGACGACAATGAGCCGGATTATGCAATTGATGGGACCTCTCATCGAAGAAGGCCGCGGCGCGGTTCGCGGACTGCGATCGTCCATCGACAACCCGCGTGATCTCAGCACTTCCCTTTCACTCATTCCGCAGCAGCTGGGTATACAAGATGGGGTTGATTTTCATGTGGCCGTAGATGGACGATCGATCCCGTTGCGGTCCGTCATCCGTGACGACGTTTACAGCATTGGCCGGGAGGCCTTAGTAAACGCCTTCCGGCATGCTCAGGCCAGGAAAATTGAGGTACTGCTCGATTACTCCGCGGATCACTTGCGAATGGTAATCCGTGATGATGGCCGTGGAATCGACCCTAAAGTTGTCGGCGCAGGGCGCGACGGGCACTGGGGCCTGGTAGGCATGCGGGAACGAGCAGGGAGGATTGGCGCGAAATTCAAGGTCATGAGCCGCCATGACGCTGGAACGGAGGTAGAACTCAACATTCCTGGCAACATTGCCTTTGAAGAAAATCCACGCGCCCCGCGCAAATGGCTCAACGGCGTCAGCCGTTTCCTCCGGAATCGCGAATCATAA